The following are from one region of the Rhodothermales bacterium genome:
- the rsgA gene encoding ribosome small subunit-dependent GTPase A → MDLSPYAALGLTHLPPGTVDPEQLTAFSLARVVAVNRTNYLVHTGAAEITAELTGKMMAAAESPLDYPTAGDWVYLQLFDDDTFGVIHGIVTRKSLLKRKAAGKVADVQAIGANIDRAFVVQSLEGDFNIRRLERYAAAVYEAGIDLTVLLSKADLVEPAETEARLARLRELMPGLDAIPFSNATGQGIDAIEARLEPTRTYGLFGSSGVGKTTLLNRLLGEDTFATGDVRVSDKRGRHTTTRRHLTFLPNGALLLDTPGMRELGTIGMEAGIDDAFDEIASLAGQCKFSDCSHTSEVGCAVQAALAAGDIEPERYAHYIKLQKESAYNEMSYVEKRRKNKAFGKMAKEILKGKDKRKADS, encoded by the coding sequence ATGGATCTCTCACCCTACGCCGCCCTCGGCCTCACCCATCTCCCGCCCGGCACGGTCGACCCGGAGCAGCTCACGGCGTTCTCGCTGGCGCGCGTTGTCGCCGTCAACCGAACCAACTACCTCGTCCACACCGGCGCCGCGGAAATCACCGCAGAGCTGACGGGCAAAATGATGGCCGCCGCCGAGTCGCCGCTCGACTACCCTACCGCCGGCGACTGGGTGTACCTCCAGCTCTTCGACGACGACACCTTCGGCGTCATCCACGGCATCGTGACCCGAAAATCACTGCTGAAGCGGAAAGCCGCCGGCAAAGTGGCCGACGTGCAGGCTATCGGCGCGAATATCGACCGCGCGTTCGTCGTGCAATCCCTCGAAGGCGACTTCAACATCCGCCGGCTCGAACGGTACGCCGCCGCCGTGTACGAAGCCGGCATCGATCTTACCGTGCTGCTCAGCAAGGCCGACCTCGTGGAGCCGGCCGAAACAGAGGCTCGCCTCGCCCGGCTCCGCGAGCTGATGCCCGGCCTGGACGCCATCCCCTTCAGCAATGCCACTGGCCAGGGGATCGACGCCATCGAAGCCCGTCTCGAACCGACGCGGACGTACGGGCTTTTCGGTAGCTCTGGAGTCGGCAAAACCACCCTTCTCAACCGGCTGCTCGGCGAGGACACGTTCGCCACGGGCGACGTGCGCGTGAGCGACAAACGCGGCCGCCACACCACCACCCGCCGGCACCTGACCTTCCTGCCCAACGGCGCCCTCCTGCTCGATACCCCGGGCATGCGCGAACTCGGCACGATTGGGATGGAAGCCGGCATCGACGACGCATTCGACGAAATCGCCTCGCTGGCCGGCCAGTGTAAGTTCAGCGACTGCTCCCATACCTCAGAGGTCGGCTGCGCCGTCCAGGCCGCGCTGGCCGCCGGCGACATCGAGCCAGAGCGCTACGCCCACTACATCAAGCTGCAAAAAGAGTCGGCTTACAACGAGATGAGCTATGTCGAGAAGCGGCGGAAGAACAAGGCGTTCGGGAAGATGGCGAAGGAGATTTTAAAGGGGAAAGACAAGCGTAAAGCTGATAGTTGA
- a CDS encoding SUMF1/EgtB/PvdO family nonheme iron enzyme — protein MPELPTVDQIRIFISSPGDVVAERDALEDLIKNTLQTRHGDRLSVHMEPRRWETHGRPGLGDIQTNLFDQIGEYHIYIGIFWLRFGTPTGNHESGSEAEFYDAYARWQADNSRPVMLYFCEREDNFSLKSHTMKELIERKEQQEKVEAFRENVGKEGLFWTYTDLADFTKKVERHLDATIEKIAGNKTPPPAPPPPRAVSSESRRHYLKALQSDCLQIPLDVLGDLKGFDKRAVTLDQVFISLDAFEKDPEQLKRGLEALEDTHRMTALEAVRDAGQLVLLGDPGSGKSSFVKLLLANLADTELDGAEPLLPDTGGLLPALVLLRDLAALLAHEKLPADTLSRRRFLAGKIADLAAEQARTLLVPEFVDGVKQAFVERRVFLVLDGMDEVPYEQRKLVREAVGAALNQFQLKRVFVTCRVRSYSGESVFDEVPTYTLARLGKEQIQAFAEQWYRAQQKLQRVKADGVDARIADLQDVATRAPLLSLAENPMLLTTMTIIHQQQKKLPEERVLLYNLAVELLLKRWQEGRAGVSTELSAFLAEKQARMRTVMERLAYEAHLARVADKAADLPRASTIELLSDKAYFGHESLATQFLDYVDQRAGLLIGRGENAVRPASYGFPHRTFQEYLAGCYVIGERGAADRLRLLARFGEYWSEAVIQGIEELAINRKNKNSILNLATQLSREAGGSERDERLILWASQMAKIVGREEVAQDPGDMEKGEVLLHRLQHQLVGVLGGKLPPIERAEAGRVLAALGDPRPEVMTIEGMRFCFVPAGPFLMGDDKREINVPYDYWIGQYPVTNAQFASFTKDGGYGTRQWWTDAGWEFIKNSGRTAPYPYRAPFGLLNHPVVGVSWYEALAYVTWFTEQARLQKWIPPGGAIVLPNEPEWEKAARGGLELQEVMIHAFPLSTLSNDTSKSGLVANTNSGRMYPWGDKIAPGDCNYGETKIGSTSTTGCFAKDASPYAVREMAGNVSEWSRTVNTKADYDKHVSKWKDSEMLTDNASRVLRGGSFDGGAEGVRCARRNGSDPDYVNLDIGFRVVFAPP, from the coding sequence ATGCCCGAACTGCCAACCGTCGACCAGATCCGCATTTTCATTTCCTCTCCCGGGGACGTCGTGGCCGAGCGCGACGCGCTGGAGGATCTCATCAAGAACACGCTCCAGACGCGCCATGGCGATAGGCTCAGTGTCCACATGGAGCCCCGCCGATGGGAAACTCACGGCCGGCCCGGGCTGGGCGACATCCAGACCAACCTCTTTGACCAGATCGGCGAGTACCACATCTACATCGGCATCTTCTGGCTCCGCTTCGGAACACCCACCGGCAACCATGAATCGGGCTCGGAGGCGGAGTTTTACGACGCGTATGCGAGGTGGCAGGCGGACAACAGCCGGCCGGTGATGCTCTACTTCTGTGAGCGCGAAGATAACTTCAGTTTGAAGTCGCACACGATGAAGGAGCTGATCGAGCGGAAAGAGCAGCAAGAGAAAGTGGAGGCTTTCCGGGAAAATGTGGGAAAAGAAGGGCTTTTCTGGACCTACACGGATCTCGCCGACTTCACCAAAAAGGTCGAAAGACACCTGGATGCCACCATCGAGAAGATAGCCGGGAATAAAACACCGCCTCCCGCACCTCCTCCCCCTCGGGCGGTTTCCTCCGAATCGCGCCGCCATTACCTGAAAGCCTTGCAGAGCGACTGTCTGCAAATCCCACTCGACGTCTTGGGCGACCTCAAGGGCTTCGATAAACGCGCCGTCACCCTCGATCAGGTTTTTATCTCGTTGGATGCCTTCGAAAAGGATCCGGAGCAGTTGAAGCGAGGCCTGGAAGCGCTGGAAGACACCCATCGGATGACCGCGCTGGAGGCCGTACGGGATGCAGGCCAGTTGGTACTGCTTGGAGACCCGGGATCGGGCAAAAGTTCGTTTGTTAAGTTGCTGCTGGCCAATCTGGCCGACACCGAACTCGATGGCGCGGAGCCGCTGCTGCCGGATACGGGTGGACTCCTCCCTGCGCTGGTGCTGCTTCGTGACCTCGCGGCGCTTCTCGCGCACGAAAAACTGCCGGCGGATACCCTCTCAAGGCGGCGATTCCTCGCCGGCAAAATCGCCGATCTCGCCGCCGAGCAGGCGCGTACGCTGCTTGTTCCGGAGTTCGTCGACGGGGTTAAGCAGGCCTTTGTGGAGCGGCGCGTGTTCCTGGTGCTGGATGGCATGGACGAGGTGCCGTACGAGCAACGTAAGCTCGTGCGGGAGGCGGTTGGCGCGGCGCTCAATCAGTTTCAACTCAAACGCGTTTTTGTTACTTGCCGCGTTCGGTCGTACAGCGGCGAGTCCGTATTTGACGAGGTGCCGACCTACACCCTGGCCCGCCTTGGTAAAGAGCAGATCCAGGCGTTTGCGGAGCAGTGGTATCGGGCTCAGCAGAAGCTGCAACGGGTGAAAGCGGATGGGGTGGATGCCCGCATAGCAGATTTGCAGGATGTTGCGACGCGCGCGCCCCTCCTCAGCCTCGCCGAAAACCCGATGCTGCTGACCACCATGACGATCATCCACCAGCAGCAAAAGAAACTCCCCGAGGAGCGGGTGCTCCTGTACAATCTGGCGGTGGAGCTCCTGCTCAAACGCTGGCAGGAAGGCCGGGCCGGCGTTTCCACGGAGCTGTCGGCGTTTCTGGCCGAGAAGCAGGCGCGGATGCGGACCGTCATGGAGCGCCTGGCTTACGAAGCTCACCTGGCACGGGTCGCGGATAAAGCGGCCGATTTGCCACGTGCCAGCACCATCGAACTGCTAAGCGACAAAGCCTATTTCGGGCACGAGTCGCTGGCCACGCAGTTCCTGGATTATGTGGATCAGCGGGCCGGCCTGCTCATAGGCCGCGGCGAAAACGCGGTGCGGCCGGCGAGTTACGGGTTTCCCCACCGGACCTTCCAAGAGTATCTGGCCGGCTGTTATGTGATCGGCGAACGGGGAGCGGCTGATCGGCTTCGGTTGCTGGCTCGATTCGGCGAGTACTGGAGCGAGGCCGTGATCCAGGGCATCGAAGAGCTGGCGATCAATCGGAAAAACAAAAACAGCATTCTGAACCTGGCCACCCAGTTGTCTCGGGAGGCAGGCGGCTCCGAGCGCGACGAACGGCTGATCCTCTGGGCCTCGCAGATGGCCAAGATCGTGGGGCGCGAAGAAGTGGCGCAGGATCCCGGTGATATGGAAAAGGGGGAGGTGCTCCTCCACCGGTTGCAGCACCAGTTGGTGGGTGTCCTTGGTGGAAAACTCCCCCCCATCGAACGCGCCGAAGCCGGCCGGGTGCTCGCCGCCCTCGGAGACCCACGCCCCGAGGTGATGACGATCGAGGGGATGCGGTTTTGCTTTGTGCCGGCGGGGCCGTTTTTGATGGGGGATGACAAGCGCGAGATCAACGTCCCCTACGACTACTGGATCGGCCAGTACCCGGTGACAAACGCGCAGTTCGCGTCTTTTACGAAGGATGGTGGGTACGGGACTCGGCAGTGGTGGACGGACGCGGGTTGGGAGTTTATCAAGAATTCAGGTCGCACTGCGCCATATCCGTACCGAGCGCCCTTCGGACTCCTGAACCACCCGGTGGTTGGCGTCAGCTGGTACGAAGCGCTGGCGTATGTGACCTGGTTCACGGAACAGGCACGTCTCCAGAAATGGATTCCCCCAGGGGGAGCGATCGTGTTACCTAACGAACCCGAATGGGAAAAAGCGGCACGAGGGGGGCTCGAACTGCAGGAAGTTATGATCCATGCGTTTCCACTTTCCACGCTCTCGAATGATACATCTAAGAGTGGACTCGTAGCCAATACAAATTCGGGACGGATGTACCCCTGGGGTGACAAGATCGCTCCGGGCGATTGCAACTACGGCGAGACAAAAATCGGATCAACGTCCACCACGGGATGTTTTGCGAAAGACGCAAGTCCCTACGCGGTGCGCGAGATGGCCGGCAACGTATCCGAGTGGAGCCGAACGGTCAACACGAAAGCCGACTATGATAAGCACGTAAGTAAATGGAAAGATTCCGAAATGCTTACTGATAACGCGTCGCGCGTCCTGCGCGGCGGCTCGTTCGACGGTGGTGCTGAGGGCGTCCGCTGCGCCCGCCGGAACGGCAGCGATCCCGACTACGTCAACCTCGACATCGGTTTTCGCGTCGTTTTCGCGCCCCCTTAA
- a CDS encoding N-acetyltransferase — MAPDLPSAADENLLVHFSWAQSRTPGMRLAAGDDVTLVDSGLPCDTFNAAIRTRMAPDAAPARILESIDWFARMKRPFSWWVGPADTPDHLGKLLVDAGLEWYQTDPAMAADLDNLAPVDIAPGGLEIRRVTTLKELLAFAHINAAHWSPPERFVIRYYVLAAEALLAPDSPIWLYNGYLDGRAVATSELTIGGGVVGLYNVSTDPDFRRRGIGSAITMKPLLDARDAGFTTAILQAEPDGIGVYRKLGFEVFGEVTEFKPPAV; from the coding sequence ATGGCTCCCGATCTCCCTTCAGCCGCCGACGAAAACCTCCTCGTGCATTTTAGCTGGGCGCAGAGCCGCACCCCGGGCATGCGCCTCGCCGCTGGCGACGACGTCACCCTCGTCGACAGCGGCCTGCCCTGCGACACCTTCAACGCCGCGATCCGCACCCGAATGGCACCCGATGCCGCCCCGGCGCGCATCCTGGAATCCATCGACTGGTTCGCCCGGATGAAACGGCCATTTTCCTGGTGGGTCGGCCCGGCCGACACGCCCGATCACCTGGGCAAGCTGCTGGTGGATGCCGGCCTGGAGTGGTACCAGACCGACCCCGCCATGGCCGCCGACCTCGACAACCTCGCCCCGGTCGACATCGCCCCCGGCGGCCTCGAAATCCGCCGCGTGACCACCCTGAAGGAACTCCTCGCCTTCGCGCACATCAACGCGGCCCACTGGTCGCCTCCCGAGCGATTCGTGATCCGCTACTACGTGCTCGCCGCCGAGGCGCTCCTCGCGCCCGATTCCCCGATCTGGCTCTACAACGGCTACCTGGACGGCCGGGCCGTCGCCACGTCCGAGCTAACAATTGGCGGCGGAGTAGTGGGGTTGTACAACGTCTCCACCGACCCCGACTTCCGCCGGCGCGGCATCGGATCGGCCATCACCATGAAGCCGTTGCTCGACGCGCGCGACGCCGGCTTCACCACCGCCATCCTCCAGGCCGAACCGGATGGCATTGGCGTCTACCGCAAGCTGGGGTTTGAGGTGTTTGGGGAGGTGACGGAATTCAAGCCGCCGGCTGTGTGA
- a CDS encoding HNH endonuclease family protein: protein MKKPCGSRRETQTRGNLTLLTAAENRQLGPMGYVTKMDIYRKSVYALTRAVVDAAPETWTWPLLEKRQQRLADRAVHVWRVDY, encoded by the coding sequence GTGAAAAAACCCTGCGGGTCTCGCCGCGAAACGCAAACCCGGGGAAATCTGACCCTGCTCACCGCCGCCGAAAACCGGCAGCTGGGTCCGATGGGGTACGTTACGAAGATGGACATCTACCGGAAGTCCGTGTACGCCCTGACGCGAGCGGTGGTCGACGCCGCGCCGGAGACCTGGACGTGGCCCTTGCTGGAGAAACGGCAGCAGCGATTGGCCGATCGCGCCGTGCATGTGTGGCGAGTGGATTATTGA
- a CDS encoding tannase/feruloyl esterase family alpha/beta hydrolase, giving the protein MNRYIALLIVTTLTWQAQAQMPCAELEQLRLPDVNITEATLVEPATPPAPVTVAHCRVVGSIGGTIGFEVLLPKDWNGRFFMGGGGGYVGQITNSAQPAVDLGYASAGTDTGHQGDGLEADWALNDPVAQLNFGHLAIHRTAEVAKSVILAHYGSDPAYSYFFGCSRGGGQAMMEAQRYPDDFDGIVAGAPAMDWPGFAAEFIQNIQLNYPDPAHLSEPIITKENLALIETSILKACDGLDGVVDGMMENPRACPFDLETVPACEAGRPGPDCMTALQRAAIERVYAPVVSDHGVVHPGQPFGGEGDFDNGWLPWITGVFEPVFASSQERFPSLQFAFGTELFKYFVYGDPDWDYVRYDLNRVPDDTRTVAQMLNSTDPDLSAYKTRGGKLILWHGWSDPALSAYASIDYYKEVEGLDPTLRDYFRLFLMPGVLHCGSGVGPDQVEWYTAIADWVERGIPPQKIVAKKMNAEGDTVMTRPLCPYPQQARYIGNGNTNEASRFECR; this is encoded by the coding sequence ATGAACAGGTACATCGCACTCCTCATCGTCACGACTCTGACCTGGCAAGCCCAGGCGCAGATGCCGTGCGCTGAACTCGAGCAGCTACGTCTTCCGGATGTCAACATCACCGAGGCAACCCTCGTCGAACCTGCCACGCCGCCGGCGCCGGTTACCGTCGCCCACTGCCGTGTCGTGGGCTCTATCGGCGGAACCATCGGCTTCGAGGTGTTGCTTCCCAAGGACTGGAACGGTCGCTTTTTTATGGGAGGCGGTGGCGGATACGTCGGCCAGATCACGAACTCGGCTCAGCCGGCGGTCGACCTCGGATATGCCTCGGCCGGCACAGATACCGGGCATCAGGGGGACGGTCTTGAGGCCGACTGGGCGCTGAACGACCCGGTTGCACAGCTGAACTTTGGCCATCTGGCCATACATCGAACCGCGGAGGTGGCTAAAAGTGTGATCCTTGCCCACTATGGTTCCGACCCCGCGTATTCGTACTTCTTCGGGTGCTCCCGCGGCGGTGGCCAGGCTATGATGGAGGCGCAACGGTACCCGGACGACTTCGATGGGATCGTGGCGGGTGCGCCGGCGATGGACTGGCCCGGCTTCGCCGCGGAATTCATTCAGAACATCCAACTCAACTACCCCGACCCGGCCCATCTCTCAGAGCCCATCATCACAAAAGAAAATCTGGCACTGATCGAGACATCGATCCTGAAAGCCTGCGACGGCCTGGATGGCGTGGTCGATGGCATGATGGAGAATCCCCGGGCATGCCCATTCGATTTAGAAACCGTACCGGCGTGCGAAGCGGGCCGGCCAGGCCCCGATTGCATGACAGCCCTTCAACGTGCCGCCATCGAACGCGTTTATGCGCCGGTTGTCAGCGATCATGGCGTCGTACACCCCGGACAACCGTTCGGGGGGGAGGGCGATTTCGACAACGGCTGGCTACCCTGGATCACGGGGGTTTTTGAACCCGTATTTGCATCGTCGCAGGAGCGATTTCCGAGCCTCCAGTTTGCCTTTGGAACCGAACTGTTCAAGTATTTTGTGTATGGCGACCCGGACTGGGACTACGTGCGGTACGACCTGAATCGCGTGCCAGACGATACTCGAACCGTCGCGCAGATGCTTAATTCGACTGACCCCGACCTGAGTGCTTACAAGACGCGCGGCGGTAAACTGATACTCTGGCATGGTTGGTCGGACCCTGCCCTATCGGCCTACGCCAGCATCGACTATTACAAGGAGGTAGAGGGCCTTGACCCGACCCTGCGCGACTACTTTCGCCTGTTTCTCATGCCGGGTGTGCTTCATTGCGGCAGCGGCGTGGGACCTGATCAGGTCGAGTGGTACACGGCCATTGCAGACTGGGTTGAACGCGGGATTCCACCACAGAAGATCGTAGCCAAAAAAATGAACGCTGAAGGGGATACCGTAATGACGCGACCCCTCTGCCCTTATCCCCAACAGGCCAGGTACATCGGCAACGGAAATACAAATGAGGCATCACGTTTCGAGTGTCGGTAA
- a CDS encoding type VI secretion system-associated protein TagO codes for MKHLPLIAVMIALGLAPSAPVVAQSTESTPADTAFTAADTTFADTTRVDTAFVGGLGAWMLLQAADSPPTATLRARDADRYLGVRCESGRTYAFVAWDSLLGPAPRVTYRIDDGEAVESIWNAAADGDAAFFPGRTVDFVSRLSAHDSLTAAFTSAGDSTATTFDLHGIQAALRPIRESCRW; via the coding sequence ATGAAGCACCTTCCCCTTATCGCCGTCATGATTGCCCTGGGGCTGGCGCCATCCGCCCCGGTAGTGGCGCAATCCACCGAATCGACGCCCGCCGATACGGCATTCACGGCCGCTGACACGACTTTCGCTGACACGACACGTGTCGACACGGCCTTCGTAGGTGGCCTGGGCGCCTGGATGCTCCTGCAGGCCGCCGATTCCCCGCCCACCGCGACGCTCCGCGCCCGCGACGCCGACCGTTACCTCGGAGTCCGGTGTGAGTCCGGCCGGACGTATGCCTTTGTCGCCTGGGATTCCCTCCTCGGTCCGGCCCCGCGTGTGACCTACCGCATCGATGACGGTGAAGCCGTCGAGAGCATCTGGAACGCAGCCGCCGATGGCGATGCCGCTTTTTTTCCCGGCCGCACCGTCGACTTCGTGAGCCGGCTCTCGGCACACGACTCGCTGACCGCCGCATTTACATCCGCCGGCGACTCCACCGCCACGACCTTCGACTTGCACGGTATACAGGCGGCTTTACGCCCCATCCGTGAGTCATGCCGCTGGTAA